The Candidatus Polarisedimenticolia bacterium genome includes the window CGAGACGCTGAAGGTGGAAGGACCGCAGGGGCGCCAGGTCGAGGTCCGCACGCTTCCTCGCCCCATCCAGGAGACGCTGCCGATCTGGGTCACCACGGCCGGTAATCCCGAGACCTGGGAGCGCGCCGGATCCATCGGGGCGAACGTCCTGGCGGCGCTGGTGGGCTACGACTTCGATGATCTCGCCGCGCTGATCCGGCGCTACCGTCTTGCGCGGGAGCGCGAGGGGCACGATCCGGCCCAGGGCACCGTCACCCTGGTCGTGCACACCTACGTCGGGACGGACGACGCGGCCGTGCGCGAGCTGGTGCGCGAGCCGATGACGAATTACCTGAAAACGTACCTGAAGCAGTTCCAGAAGGTCTCGCTGGAGGAGGGCGCCGCCACCGAGCGCGACTCGCGCGACGTGGCCCGCCTCGCCTTCGAGCACTTCTTCGAGGCGAGGACCCTTCTCGGGACGCAGAACAAGTGCGCGCGGGTCCTCGATGCCGTCTCCGCGCAGGGGGCGGACGAGATCGCGTGTCTCATCGACTTCGGACTCGATCCCGACACCGTGCTGGCGGCGCTGCCCCGGCTCGCCGAGCTGCGCGAGCACTACGCCCCGGCCACGGCGGACGGCGCGAGAGTCCATGCCAAGGCTCCGTAACCTGACTGAGCGCGGCCGCGGGCCGCGGGAGGAGAACCGCTCATGCTCGGTGAAAGGCTGCAGGAAAGTCTCAAGAACCACCCGCTGCGGAAGAAGCTGATCTCCCACCCCTTCTTCGACAAGATCCGCACCGCTCCGCTGTCCCGCGGCCAGGTCGCCACCTTCCTCGGCCAGTGGTGGCATCCGCTGCACTATTTCCCCGTTTTCCTGTCGCGCCTCATCTCCGTCTCGCCGCGCGTGGAGCTGCAAACCGCCATCTCCAAGATCCTCTACCAGGAGCTCGGCGAAGGAGACGCACAGCGCGCCCACGAGGTGCTCTATGTCTCCACCATGACGCCGCTCGGCTTCAGCCGCTCCGAGGTGGCCTGCGCAGCGCCTTTCCCGGCAACGGCGCGCCTGGTGGCGGCCTACGCCGAGTCCTCCGCCGATCTGATGGCCGGACTGGGATTCATGTACGGCACCGAGGTAGCCGATCTCGCCATGGTGTCGGGAATCGGAACGGCGGTGCGCCGCGCCACGGGCGCTGGGACCCTCCCCTGGGTCGACATCCACGTCGAGCAGGAGCCGGAGCACGTGGCGCGGGCCAACGACTCGCTCTCCCTGGATTTGACCGAGGCCCAGGAAAAAGAGCTTCTGGCCCATGCCGAATCGATGTGGCGGCACTGGGTTGCCTTCTTCGACGAGCTGGAGCGCGCGGCCTTCGCATCCCAGGCCCTTGCCGACGTAACCCGCGAGGCACGGCGCGCGGAGGAAGCCGGCGGTGAGGCCAGAATCTGAGACCCTGAAGGGTCTGGACGAGCGGCTCGCCGCGCTCAGCCCCGAACAACGCGCGCTGTTCGAAGCGCGATTGAAGCAGAAGGGGCTCGCCGCCCCGCGTCCGAAGACCATCGCTCCGATCCCCGGCCGGGAGAAGCTCGCCTGGTTCCCCGTCTCCCTCGATCAGGAGCGTCTCTGGTTCGTCGATCAGATGGAGCCGGGCAATCCCGCCTACAACATCCATCTGAGCAGCCGCCTCTTCGGCCCTATCGATCCCGAGCTGATGCGACGCGCGCTGAACGCCTCCATCGCACGGCACGAGGTCCTGCGCACGACCTTCAAGGTCGTGGACGGGCGCCCCGTGCAGGTGGTGGCGCCGTCGCTGGAGATCGATCTTCCGGTCGTCGACCTCCAGTCGCTGCCGGAGAGCGAGCGTCCGGAGGCGGCGCTGCGCGAGGCGACCCGAGCCGCCTCGGTGCACTTCGACCTGGAGCGGGGGCCGCTGGTGCGCGCGGGCCTGGCGCGGCTCGGCCCCGAGGATCACGTG containing:
- a CDS encoding MupA/Atu3671 family FMN-dependent luciferase-like monooxygenase produces the protein MSDLGDRLAKLSEAQQRLLERRLREKGLETANTTRAGAGGIATRSPEDADPEAWRGRRPRRPLRFSLYFFSDDGSREEDAKYRLALESARFADRHGFEAVWTPERHFQPFGGLYPNPSVLSAALAAVTTKVGIRAGSVALPLHHPVRVAEEWSVVDNLSHGRAAVSFASGWHPDDFVLTPSPYEDRKEVMFRGIETIRRLWAGETLKVEGPQGRQVEVRTLPRPIQETLPIWVTTAGNPETWERAGSIGANVLAALVGYDFDDLAALIRRYRLAREREGHDPAQGTVTLVVHTYVGTDDAAVRELVREPMTNYLKTYLKQFQKVSLEEGAATERDSRDVARLAFEHFFEARTLLGTQNKCARVLDAVSAQGADEIACLIDFGLDPDTVLAALPRLAELREHYAPATADGARVHAKAP
- a CDS encoding iron-containing redox enzyme family protein is translated as MLGERLQESLKNHPLRKKLISHPFFDKIRTAPLSRGQVATFLGQWWHPLHYFPVFLSRLISVSPRVELQTAISKILYQELGEGDAQRAHEVLYVSTMTPLGFSRSEVACAAPFPATARLVAAYAESSADLMAGLGFMYGTEVADLAMVSGIGTAVRRATGAGTLPWVDIHVEQEPEHVARANDSLSLDLTEAQEKELLAHAESMWRHWVAFFDELERAAFASQALADVTREARRAEEAGGEARI